In Myxococcales bacterium, the following proteins share a genomic window:
- a CDS encoding sigma 54-dependent Fis family transcriptional regulator produces MRFTRTTNRIPVAAGPRPARLSVLHGPDAGLEVAVPPVGVVVGADASADVVLADEAVSRRHCSLVPKGDGFEVTDLGSRNGTLLDGASIQKATVPVGAVLRVGGTLIQLVPADESVLIPPSLRAEFGALVGGSLAMRQVYSVLERASTSTAPILLLGESGTGKELAARAVHEHSPRKDGSFVVFDCGASSETLIESDLFGHQRGAFTGATGDRPGAFELAHGGTLFLDEIGDLPLGLQPKLLRMLETGEVTPLGGRKPERYDVRVVAATHRDLAEEVLRGGFRGDLYYRLAVVEVHLPPLRQRLEDVETLVKVLLAREGRPADDVRSDNLDRLLSYHFPGNVRELRNIITRAVALSPPGTTFSGMPILLAGSTAKQDTEWVARADRPFSEAKSELVARFERDYLKDLLIRAGDNVSQASRISGVDRKHLYRLLESAGLKRLKSEA; encoded by the coding sequence ATGCGCTTCACTCGCACTACGAACCGGATCCCGGTGGCCGCGGGGCCGCGACCGGCGCGGCTCTCGGTGCTGCACGGGCCCGATGCTGGGCTCGAGGTCGCGGTGCCGCCGGTGGGGGTGGTCGTCGGGGCTGATGCGTCGGCGGACGTCGTGCTCGCAGACGAGGCGGTCTCGCGCCGACACTGCTCGCTGGTGCCCAAGGGCGACGGCTTCGAGGTGACGGACCTCGGCTCTCGCAACGGCACCCTGCTCGACGGTGCGTCGATCCAGAAGGCCACGGTGCCGGTCGGCGCGGTGCTCCGCGTGGGTGGGACGCTGATTCAGCTGGTGCCGGCCGACGAATCCGTGCTGATCCCACCCAGCCTTCGGGCGGAGTTCGGGGCGCTGGTCGGTGGCAGCCTGGCGATGCGACAGGTGTACTCGGTGCTCGAGCGCGCCAGCACCTCCACCGCGCCAATCTTGCTGCTCGGCGAGAGTGGGACGGGCAAAGAGCTCGCGGCCCGGGCGGTGCACGAGCACAGCCCGCGCAAGGACGGCTCCTTCGTGGTGTTCGACTGCGGTGCGTCGAGCGAGACCCTGATCGAGAGCGACCTGTTCGGACATCAGCGGGGTGCGTTCACCGGCGCGACCGGAGATCGCCCGGGCGCGTTCGAGCTGGCCCACGGAGGCACGCTGTTCCTGGACGAGATCGGTGATCTGCCGCTGGGCCTCCAACCCAAACTGCTGCGCATGTTGGAGACCGGCGAGGTAACCCCACTCGGCGGGCGCAAGCCGGAGCGCTACGACGTGCGAGTGGTCGCGGCGACCCATCGTGATCTGGCGGAGGAGGTCCTGCGCGGCGGATTTCGCGGGGACCTGTACTACCGGCTGGCTGTGGTGGAGGTGCACCTGCCGCCGCTGCGGCAGCGGCTGGAGGACGTCGAGACCCTGGTGAAGGTGCTGCTCGCCCGCGAGGGGCGCCCCGCGGACGACGTGCGGAGCGACAACCTGGATCGCCTGCTCAGTTATCACTTCCCAGGCAACGTCCGCGAGCTCAGGAACATCATCACGCGCGCGGTCGCACTCTCACCGCCCGGCACGACCTTTTCGGGCATGCCGATCTTGCTCGCCGGCAGCACCGCGAAGCAGGACACCGAGTGGGTGGCGCGGGCCGATCGTCCATTTTCCGAGGCAAAATCCGAGCTCGTTGCGCGCTTCGAGCGCGACTATCTCAAGGACCTGTTGATCCGCGCCGGGGACAACGTGTCGCAGGCGTCGCGCATCTCCGGGGTCGATCGCAAACACCTCTACCGCCTGCTCGAGTCCGCCGGACTGAAACGTCTCAAGTCGGAAGCGTGA
- a CDS encoding protein kinase: MADSDSTPTMPRELGPFSIQGILGEGGSAVVYAATWNGDEVALKVPRERELTPKEQERFLEEAKMLERVRHRAVVDVLGSGRLPDGLPYLVMRRYEGTTLAEYLAAHGALTTSHALDLFEQLASAVQALHDAGLLHRDLKPENLLVVDNCRALKLLDFGIAKEIDAPASTTTQAGIARGTPATMAPERFFGAPASLSTDVYELAVVFYAMLMGRLPWSEVTNVQARLNPLSPIEAGAEIPEALSTAVMAALSTRPERRPADVAALVASVRQGAQRAAVTSRVTAATSISAPPPPLEPQRSEDAQVIESRREPTQRAHVRLWAALGAVLLVALTGVGVLATRAPVGANSPGSAASDAPHAALETAPPDTAQALVPTGLPEPSAPLDPPALAVGAGASATHLRLKLAGQAASAAPSAAPAPSAKPAPSSRPTPPGKPKGAPCTRSSECASMVCAAETCQ; this comes from the coding sequence GTGGCGGACTCCGACTCGACCCCCACGATGCCGCGTGAGCTCGGCCCGTTCTCCATTCAGGGGATCCTGGGCGAGGGCGGCAGCGCCGTGGTCTACGCCGCAACCTGGAACGGCGACGAGGTGGCGCTCAAGGTGCCGCGCGAGCGCGAGCTCACTCCCAAAGAACAAGAACGATTTCTGGAAGAAGCCAAGATGCTCGAACGGGTGCGACATCGCGCCGTAGTCGACGTCCTCGGCTCCGGTCGCCTGCCAGACGGCCTGCCTTACCTGGTGATGCGCCGCTACGAGGGCACGACCCTCGCGGAGTACCTGGCAGCGCACGGGGCTCTCACCACGAGCCACGCGCTGGATCTGTTCGAACAGCTGGCGAGCGCGGTCCAGGCGCTGCACGACGCGGGCTTGTTGCACCGGGATCTGAAACCCGAGAACCTGCTCGTCGTCGACAACTGCCGGGCGCTCAAGCTCCTGGACTTCGGCATCGCAAAAGAGATCGATGCACCCGCGTCGACCACGACCCAGGCCGGCATCGCCCGCGGCACGCCGGCCACCATGGCGCCCGAGCGTTTTTTCGGAGCGCCCGCCAGCCTGAGCACGGATGTGTACGAGCTCGCGGTGGTGTTCTACGCGATGCTGATGGGCCGCTTGCCCTGGAGCGAGGTGACCAACGTCCAAGCGCGGCTCAACCCGCTGTCTCCCATCGAGGCAGGCGCGGAGATCCCGGAGGCGCTGTCGACGGCGGTGATGGCCGCGCTCTCGACGCGACCAGAACGACGCCCGGCTGACGTTGCGGCGCTGGTGGCGAGTGTGCGTCAGGGCGCCCAGAGAGCCGCGGTCACGAGCCGCGTGACGGCAGCGACCAGCATCAGCGCCCCACCGCCGCCTCTGGAACCTCAGCGCAGCGAGGACGCACAGGTCATCGAGAGTCGGCGTGAGCCGACCCAGCGCGCGCACGTGCGTCTGTGGGCAGCCCTCGGCGCGGTCTTGCTCGTGGCCCTCACGGGCGTCGGGGTGCTGGCGACCCGCGCGCCTGTCGGGGCGAATTCGCCAGGATCCGCGGCGTCCGACGCGCCCCACGCGGCCCTCGAGACCGCGCCGCCCGACACCGCCCAGGCGCTCGTCCCGACAGGTTTGCCGGAGCCATCGGCCCCCCTCGACCCGCCCGCGCTGGCCGTGGGCGCGGGCGCGAGCGCCACTCACCTGCGGCTGAAGCTCGCAGGCCAGGCCGCGTCGGCGGCGCCATCGGCCGCACCTGCGCCGTCAGCGAAACCCGCACCGTCCTCGAGACCGACGCCGCCCGGCAAACCCAAGGGTGCCCCCTGTACGCGTTCGTCAGAGTGCGCGAGTATGGTCTGCGCGGCGGAAACCTGTCAGTGA
- a CDS encoding ABC transporter permease → MIPISYNVRNLAVRKATTIASAGGIALVVFVLAASLMLSEGLKRTMTSSGRADTAVVLRKGNNAELGSTIDDPTVGIVRSAAGVKMKSDGTPMAVGEVLVVALMATSDGKGRTNVQMRGVPSDALDFRPEVHIVEGRPIKPGTDEVMVGRSISTRFKNLRLGDSFELRKNRPVKVVGIFEAGGTSSESEVWADLEMLREAFGRRGVVSSVRVRLDSPSRFEAFEAAIESDKRLGLDAIPEREFYEKQSEGTTLFITVMGVLIAVFFSIGAMIGAMITMYAAVANRRREVGVLRAIGFSRFNIVLSFLLESLLLSLLGGGVGALAAVLMGFVRFSMMNFATWSEIVFQFTPTPQIIGLSVVFGGVMGVVGGFLPALRAAAVSPIDAMRE, encoded by the coding sequence TTGATCCCCATCTCGTACAACGTGCGCAACCTGGCCGTCCGAAAGGCGACGACCATCGCCTCGGCGGGCGGCATCGCGCTGGTCGTGTTTGTGCTCGCCGCGTCGTTGATGCTGTCGGAAGGGCTGAAACGCACCATGACCAGCTCCGGCCGGGCGGACACCGCGGTCGTGCTGCGCAAGGGCAACAACGCCGAGCTGGGCAGCACCATCGACGACCCCACGGTCGGCATCGTGCGCAGCGCAGCGGGCGTGAAGATGAAGAGTGACGGCACGCCGATGGCGGTCGGCGAGGTGCTGGTCGTTGCACTGATGGCGACCTCCGACGGCAAGGGACGCACCAACGTGCAAATGCGGGGGGTGCCCAGCGATGCTCTCGACTTCCGACCCGAGGTCCACATCGTCGAAGGACGACCGATCAAACCCGGGACGGACGAGGTCATGGTGGGGCGCTCAATCAGCACCCGGTTCAAGAACCTCCGGCTCGGCGACTCGTTCGAGCTGCGCAAGAATCGACCGGTCAAGGTCGTGGGGATCTTCGAGGCCGGCGGTACCTCTTCGGAGAGCGAGGTCTGGGCCGATCTGGAGATGTTGCGCGAGGCCTTCGGCCGCCGCGGCGTGGTCTCGAGTGTGCGAGTCCGACTCGACTCACCCAGCCGCTTCGAGGCCTTCGAGGCGGCGATCGAGAGCGACAAACGCCTCGGCCTCGACGCCATCCCGGAGCGGGAGTTCTACGAGAAGCAGAGCGAGGGCACGACGCTGTTCATCACCGTGATGGGCGTCCTGATCGCGGTCTTCTTCAGCATCGGCGCCATGATTGGTGCCATGATCACGATGTACGCGGCGGTCGCCAACCGCCGCCGAGAGGTCGGAGTGCTGCGCGCCATCGGCTTCTCGCGCTTCAACATCGTGCTGTCCTTCCTGCTCGAGTCGCTGCTGTTGTCCCTGCTCGGTGGAGGGGTCGGTGCGCTCGCCGCCGTCCTGATGGGGTTCGTGCGATTCTCCATGATGAACTTCGCGACCTGGAGTGAGATCGTGTTCCAGTTCACCCCCACGCCGCAGATCATCGGGCTGAGTGTGGTTTTTGGCGGTGTCATGGGGGTCGTGGGCGGGTTCCTGCCTGCCCTGCGCGCCGCCGCCGTCTCCCCCATCGACGCCATGCGGGAGTGA
- a CDS encoding c-type cytochrome produces MKIVKRVLLALAALVVLGVSALLVRFYGMLPKARAAENLTAPNTPEAIERGRYLVHHVTGCVGCHSKVDETRPGEPLVEGHAGEGRDFGDVPGFPGHIRAGNLTPDKATGIGGWTDGEIARAMREGIAKDGRALFPMMPYQSFAKTLSDADTLAIIAYLRTLPVIKNDPGRMEVNFPVSMFIRAAPAPLSQPSAGAPPDGVDRGNWLLTAASCHDCHDSVNQRREPLPGMSLAGGTPFNVPGKGQVLSANITSDPATGIGSYTDDDLMRVFNEGVGKDGRALYGMPWPYYKGMTDGDKRALIAALRTVKAVTHAVAPPPFK; encoded by the coding sequence ATGAAGATTGTGAAGCGGGTCTTGCTGGCGCTGGCAGCGCTGGTCGTTCTGGGTGTGAGCGCGCTCTTGGTGCGGTTCTACGGCATGCTGCCGAAGGCGCGCGCGGCCGAGAACCTGACCGCGCCGAACACTCCCGAGGCCATCGAACGCGGACGTTATCTGGTGCACCACGTGACCGGGTGTGTCGGTTGCCACTCGAAGGTGGACGAGACCCGGCCCGGCGAGCCCCTGGTCGAGGGACACGCGGGCGAAGGCCGCGATTTCGGCGACGTCCCCGGCTTCCCGGGTCACATCCGTGCCGGCAACCTCACACCCGACAAAGCGACGGGCATCGGCGGCTGGACCGACGGCGAAATTGCGCGGGCGATGCGCGAGGGGATCGCCAAGGACGGTCGAGCGCTGTTTCCGATGATGCCGTACCAGTCGTTCGCCAAGACGCTGTCGGACGCCGACACCTTGGCCATCATCGCGTACCTGCGCACGTTGCCGGTGATCAAGAACGACCCCGGGCGCATGGAGGTCAACTTCCCGGTCTCGATGTTCATTCGGGCGGCGCCGGCGCCGCTGAGCCAGCCCAGCGCCGGCGCGCCGCCGGATGGAGTCGACCGCGGCAATTGGTTGCTCACCGCGGCGAGCTGCCACGATTGTCACGACAGCGTGAACCAGCGGCGAGAGCCGCTCCCGGGCATGTCCCTCGCCGGCGGAACCCCGTTCAACGTGCCGGGCAAGGGCCAGGTGCTCTCGGCCAACATCACGAGTGACCCCGCCACCGGGATCGGGAGTTACACCGACGACGACCTGATGCGGGTCTTCAATGAGGGTGTCGGCAAAGATGGCCGGGCGCTCTACGGCATGCCCTGGCCTTATTACAAGGGCATGACCGATGGCGACAAACGAGCGCTCATCGCTGCCCTGCGCACCGTCAAGGCGGTGACCCACGCCGTCGCGCCGCCGCCGTTCAAGTGA
- a CDS encoding ABC transporter ATP-binding protein, protein MSEEQAIIELRGVNKTFTRGKEKLEVLSDLDLDIPKASFEALMGPSGSGKTTLLNLIAGLDRPTRGTLKVAGQDIGTLGDSQLSRWRAQHIGFIFQHFNLIPVLTALENVELPLLLTKLPGAERRKRAATALRVVGLEDRMDHRPQQLSGGQEQRVGIARAIVHDPTILVADEPTGELDRQSADEILGLLEKLNKEFEKTILMVTHDPAAAERATIIRKLDKGQLV, encoded by the coding sequence GTGAGCGAAGAACAAGCGATCATCGAGCTCCGCGGAGTGAACAAGACCTTCACCCGAGGCAAAGAGAAGCTCGAGGTCTTGAGTGACCTCGATCTGGACATTCCCAAGGCCTCCTTCGAGGCGCTGATGGGGCCGAGCGGTTCGGGCAAGACCACCCTCCTGAACCTGATCGCGGGCCTCGATCGGCCGACGCGCGGCACGCTGAAGGTGGCCGGGCAGGACATCGGAACCCTCGGGGATTCGCAGCTCTCGCGCTGGCGAGCTCAGCACATCGGCTTCATCTTCCAGCACTTCAACCTGATCCCGGTGCTGACCGCGCTGGAGAACGTCGAGCTCCCGCTGCTCTTGACCAAGCTGCCGGGCGCCGAGCGGAGGAAGCGCGCGGCCACGGCGCTGCGGGTGGTTGGGCTCGAAGACCGCATGGACCACCGGCCGCAGCAGCTCTCCGGCGGGCAAGAACAGCGGGTCGGAATCGCCCGCGCCATCGTCCACGACCCGACGATCTTGGTCGCCGACGAACCCACCGGCGAGCTCGACCGGCAGAGCGCGGACGAGATCTTGGGCCTGCTCGAGAAGCTCAACAAAGAATTCGAGAAGACCATCCTGATGGTCACCCACGATCCGGCCGCCGCGGAACGCGCGACCATCATCCGCAAGCTCGACAAGGGGCAGCTGGTATGA
- a CDS encoding protein kinase, which yields MKRGDYIGGRFEVQGLAGTGAMGIVWRALDRETGETVAVKLLRAGAEGERFLRESQLLAELDHPGIVKYVAHGTSDEGPYLVMEWLEGESLAQRLDRAELSAAESVRVATRIASAMGAAHRRVVVHRDLKPSNIFLVKGSLDDVRVLDFGIARQGLTSGDLTVTGVIVGSPRYMAPEQARGAHDVGPTADVWGIGAILFRCLTGRPLLADGPIELVLSELLMSPVPRVSDVRDGVPPELDELTALFLSKEPRARPPNGDAAASALSSLFVGEDVEPPRSRTARDGAVLTLAEQRFTCVLLISGVEDGTRAALDLAPIAARSGSVLERRGEHLALVFATQGTASDVVAHAARTALQIRSTAPGLTLALATGAGPTSDLKDPEKSVVARAQALSDAGASGIFVDQVSRGLLEARFHLELRDDSSGRAQVLGERPDPTPLRRLLGRATPCVGRERELAVLQSLLSETLADSVARVAIVSGDAGIGKSRIRYELLRQAPAVAREAGSSLPAIWLGRADPMAEGSPFGVLGSALRGGLGVSLGAHRRDVFRLLHSRAARARDSGQAERIAEALVDVVVGENEAARPNDPLRMGDQMRAGWEDFLEGELAEHPVILVLEDLHWGDWGSVRFVDAALRQHADRPLFVLALARPEIRERFPNLWAERRAISLPLSELGRRAAEQLVESMLGSGIDKARVQTVVERASGNAFFLEELIRAVAEGAEDDALPGSILAVAEARVAQLDPEQRQVLRAASVFGQLFWPAGVAQLLGRQPDSVTAELARLAERELVTRRRDSRFGGHEEYVFRHTFVRETAYSMLTAEDQRLGHRLAADWLLSVGEREPLLLAEHWQRGGEPAKAAPLYRRAAEHAIGGNDFERAVEHCERSLAAGATGELAGEVYLLMSQAHQWRGAAEAREAAARRAAELFEPLSPRWYVALGEQAKIASRSGRHAALKELFETIAADNSPLTAAARALVLAQLSVPALRAGENELAKRIFAALLASESHLSASDHAGRGWIARARGYAALVAGDASTYL from the coding sequence GTGAAGCGCGGGGACTACATCGGTGGACGCTTCGAGGTCCAGGGCCTCGCCGGCACCGGCGCGATGGGGATCGTGTGGCGCGCGCTCGATCGCGAGACGGGCGAGACGGTCGCGGTGAAGCTGCTCCGCGCCGGCGCCGAGGGGGAGCGCTTTCTGCGCGAGTCGCAGCTGCTCGCCGAGCTCGACCACCCGGGGATCGTGAAGTACGTCGCGCATGGGACCTCTGATGAAGGGCCCTACCTCGTGATGGAGTGGCTCGAGGGGGAGAGCCTGGCGCAGCGACTCGACCGCGCCGAGCTGAGCGCGGCCGAGTCCGTGCGAGTCGCGACCCGCATTGCCTCCGCGATGGGAGCCGCACACCGGCGTGTGGTGGTGCATCGTGATCTGAAACCGTCGAACATCTTCCTGGTCAAGGGTTCGCTGGACGACGTGCGCGTGCTCGACTTCGGCATCGCACGTCAGGGGCTGACGTCCGGAGATCTCACCGTCACCGGGGTGATCGTCGGCAGCCCGCGCTACATGGCGCCGGAGCAGGCCCGGGGAGCCCATGACGTCGGCCCGACCGCGGACGTGTGGGGCATTGGCGCGATCCTGTTTCGCTGCCTGACAGGTCGACCCCTGCTCGCCGACGGCCCCATCGAGCTCGTGCTCTCGGAGCTCTTGATGTCACCAGTGCCACGCGTCAGCGATGTGCGCGACGGCGTCCCGCCGGAGCTGGACGAGTTGACCGCGCTCTTTTTGTCCAAGGAGCCCCGGGCCCGCCCGCCCAACGGCGACGCCGCGGCGAGTGCGCTCTCGAGCCTGTTCGTCGGGGAGGACGTCGAACCACCGAGAAGTCGCACGGCACGCGATGGCGCGGTGCTCACCCTCGCCGAGCAACGTTTTACCTGCGTGCTGCTGATCAGCGGCGTCGAGGACGGCACAAGGGCCGCCCTCGACCTGGCGCCGATCGCCGCACGCAGCGGCAGCGTGCTCGAACGGCGTGGCGAACACCTGGCGCTGGTGTTTGCTACCCAGGGCACGGCCAGCGACGTCGTGGCACACGCAGCGCGCACTGCGCTTCAGATCCGCAGCACTGCCCCGGGGCTCACCCTCGCGCTCGCCACGGGGGCTGGGCCCACGAGCGATCTCAAGGACCCCGAAAAGAGCGTGGTCGCGCGGGCCCAGGCCCTGAGCGATGCTGGTGCCAGCGGGATCTTCGTCGATCAAGTGAGTCGAGGCCTGCTCGAAGCGCGCTTTCATCTCGAGCTGCGCGACGATTCGAGCGGGCGCGCGCAGGTCTTGGGAGAGCGCCCCGACCCCACGCCGCTCCGCCGCCTCCTCGGTCGCGCAACCCCGTGTGTCGGGCGCGAGCGTGAGCTCGCGGTGCTGCAGTCACTGCTCAGCGAGACCCTCGCGGACAGCGTGGCGCGGGTCGCTATCGTCAGCGGCGACGCCGGCATCGGCAAGAGCCGCATCCGCTACGAGCTGCTGCGCCAGGCGCCGGCGGTGGCGCGCGAGGCCGGGAGCTCGCTGCCGGCGATCTGGCTCGGCCGCGCCGATCCCATGGCCGAGGGCTCACCCTTCGGGGTACTCGGCAGTGCGCTGCGCGGTGGCCTCGGAGTCTCGCTGGGCGCGCACCGGCGTGACGTGTTCCGGTTGTTGCACTCCCGGGCTGCGCGGGCTCGCGACTCGGGGCAGGCGGAGCGCATCGCCGAGGCGTTGGTCGATGTCGTGGTGGGTGAAAACGAAGCCGCCCGCCCCAACGACCCTCTGCGAATGGGCGATCAGATGCGCGCGGGCTGGGAGGACTTCCTGGAAGGCGAGCTGGCGGAGCACCCCGTGATCCTCGTGCTGGAAGATCTGCACTGGGGAGACTGGGGCAGCGTGCGCTTCGTGGACGCGGCGCTGCGCCAGCACGCCGATCGGCCGCTGTTCGTGCTGGCGCTGGCGCGCCCCGAGATCAGGGAGCGCTTCCCGAACTTGTGGGCCGAGCGGCGCGCGATCTCTCTGCCGCTGTCGGAGCTGGGCCGGCGGGCCGCGGAGCAACTGGTGGAGAGCATGCTGGGCAGCGGCATCGACAAGGCTCGAGTGCAGACCGTGGTCGAGCGCGCGAGCGGAAACGCATTCTTCCTCGAAGAGTTGATCCGCGCCGTCGCGGAGGGGGCGGAGGACGACGCCCTGCCCGGCAGCATCTTGGCGGTCGCCGAGGCCCGCGTCGCTCAGCTCGATCCGGAGCAGCGACAGGTCTTGCGCGCGGCAAGTGTCTTCGGTCAGCTGTTCTGGCCAGCCGGAGTGGCGCAGTTGCTCGGCCGGCAGCCCGATTCGGTGACCGCGGAGCTGGCTCGCCTCGCCGAGCGCGAGCTGGTCACCCGACGCCGGGACTCACGCTTCGGAGGCCACGAAGAGTACGTCTTTCGCCACACCTTCGTGCGCGAGACCGCCTATTCGATGCTCACCGCCGAAGATCAGCGGCTCGGGCACCGCCTGGCAGCCGACTGGTTACTCTCGGTCGGGGAGCGCGAACCTCTGCTCCTGGCCGAGCACTGGCAGCGCGGCGGAGAACCCGCCAAGGCCGCGCCGCTCTATCGGCGCGCAGCGGAGCACGCCATCGGCGGCAACGACTTCGAGCGCGCCGTCGAACACTGTGAGCGCTCACTCGCGGCGGGCGCGACAGGAGAGCTCGCGGGTGAGGTCTACCTGCTGATGAGCCAGGCGCACCAGTGGCGCGGCGCCGCGGAGGCGCGGGAAGCCGCCGCCCGACGCGCCGCCGAGCTGTTCGAGCCGCTGTCCCCCCGCTGGTACGTGGCGCTGGGCGAACAGGCGAAGATCGCCTCGCGCTCCGGTCGCCACGCCGCGCTCAAGGAGTTGTTCGAGACGATCGCGGCCGACAACTCTCCCCTCACCGCGGCCGCGCGGGCCCTCGTGCTCGCGCAGCTGTCCGTGCCCGCGCTGCGCGCCGGCGAGAACGAGCTGGCCAAGCGGATCTTCGCCGCCTTGCTGGCGAGTGAGAGTCATCTCTCGGCGAGTGACCACGCGGGACGCGGCTGGATCGCCCGCGCCCGCGGCTACGCCGCGCTCGTCGCCGGAGACGCCTCGACCTACCTGTAG
- a CDS encoding c-type cytochrome, with translation MRWVKAAWLACAALASISILPSCSKASAADGAPEGPALFAQTCARCHGLSGKGGPALGPGQPGPRNFTDPVFQAARTDEQIEAVIRGGKGGVMPAFGAVYSDAQITSLVAHVRTFNGK, from the coding sequence ATGAGGTGGGTGAAGGCCGCTTGGCTGGCGTGCGCAGCGCTCGCATCAATCAGCATCCTGCCGAGCTGCAGCAAGGCTTCGGCGGCCGACGGCGCGCCAGAAGGACCGGCGCTGTTTGCTCAGACCTGCGCGCGCTGTCACGGCCTCTCGGGCAAGGGTGGGCCAGCGCTGGGGCCGGGGCAGCCGGGACCCCGGAACTTCACGGATCCGGTATTTCAGGCGGCGCGCACCGACGAGCAGATCGAGGCGGTGATCCGCGGCGGCAAGGGTGGCGTGATGCCGGCGTTCGGCGCCGTCTACTCGGACGCGCAGATCACCTCGCTCGTCGCCCATGTACGCACGTTCAACGGGAAGTGA
- a CDS encoding ABC transporter permease: MRLGTLALRNIRRNRLRTVLTVLGVAVAILSFVLLRTVLDAWNSAAEYAAQDRLATWHKVTFVMPLPKRYFEDVRQVPGVKSATFLNWFGAKHPTREREFFANMAVDSDTFFDVYDDMVVPPAQLTAWKADRQGAIIGASLSKQFGWKVGDEVTLTGTIYPGDWKFRVSGIYTAARRSVDQAQFLFHWEYMNESMPAGRKDHIGWITTRIGDAASGGTISAAIDKVFDEREVQTQTMSERALNAQFIGAASAILTALDVVSIVILAIMMLILGNTIAMGVRERTREYGVLLALGFRPKHILGFVIGESLAVGFLGGVAGLALSYPIVQQGMGRWLEENMGSWFPYFRIPATVAALAVVIAVLLGLVAAIVPAWRASKLDPVDALRRLG, from the coding sequence ATGAGGCTCGGGACGTTGGCGCTCCGCAACATCCGCCGCAATCGCCTGCGGACAGTGCTCACGGTGCTCGGGGTCGCCGTCGCGATCTTGTCGTTCGTGCTCTTGCGCACCGTGCTCGACGCCTGGAACTCCGCCGCCGAGTACGCCGCACAAGATCGACTGGCGACCTGGCACAAGGTCACCTTCGTGATGCCGCTGCCCAAGCGTTATTTCGAGGACGTGCGCCAGGTCCCGGGGGTGAAGAGCGCGACCTTCCTGAACTGGTTCGGCGCCAAACATCCGACGCGCGAGCGGGAGTTCTTCGCGAACATGGCGGTGGACAGCGACACGTTCTTCGACGTGTACGACGACATGGTCGTGCCACCGGCCCAGCTGACCGCCTGGAAGGCCGATCGCCAAGGCGCGATCATCGGCGCCTCGCTGAGCAAACAGTTCGGCTGGAAGGTTGGAGACGAGGTCACCCTCACGGGCACGATCTATCCCGGCGACTGGAAGTTCCGCGTGTCGGGCATCTACACCGCCGCGCGCCGCTCGGTGGACCAGGCCCAGTTTCTCTTCCACTGGGAGTACATGAACGAGTCCATGCCCGCCGGTCGCAAGGACCACATCGGCTGGATCACGACCCGGATCGGGGACGCCGCGAGCGGCGGCACCATCAGCGCGGCCATCGACAAGGTGTTCGACGAGCGAGAGGTCCAGACCCAGACCATGAGCGAGCGGGCGCTGAACGCTCAGTTCATCGGCGCTGCGTCCGCCATCCTGACCGCACTCGACGTCGTGAGCATCGTGATCTTGGCGATCATGATGCTGATCCTGGGCAACACCATCGCCATGGGGGTGCGGGAGCGTACCCGGGAGTACGGCGTGCTGTTGGCGCTCGGGTTCCGCCCCAAACACATCCTGGGTTTCGTGATCGGTGAGAGCCTGGCCGTCGGGTTCCTGGGCGGTGTCGCGGGCCTGGCGTTGTCCTATCCCATCGTGCAGCAGGGCATGGGCCGCTGGCTGGAGGAGAACATGGGCTCCTGGTTCCCCTACTTCCGCATTCCGGCGACGGTGGCCGCCTTGGCCGTCGTGATCGCGGTCCTCTTGGGGCTCGTGGCGGCGATCGTGCCGGCCTGGCGCGCCTCCAAGCTCGACCCGGTCGATGCGCTCCGGAGGCTCGGTTGA